Part of the Bacteroidota bacterium genome, ATTGCCTGCGCGAAGATTTGAACAGAAGGGCCCGGCGGGTCCTGGGAGTCCTCCGCCCGCTCAAGGTCGTGATCGATAATTATCCGGAAGAGCAGGTCGAGGAGCTCGAGGCGGTGAACAACCCCGAGGATCCGGGCATGGGAGTCAGGAAGGTCCCGTTCTCCAGGGTTCTCTACATCGAACGGGACGATTTCCGGGAAACGCCGCCCCCGAAATACTTTCGTCTTGCGCCCGGGACCGAGGTCCGGCTGCGGTATGCCTACATCATCCGGTGCGTCGGGGTCGTGAAGGACGATGCGACGGGGGAGGTGACCGAGCTCCACTGCACGTACGATCCGGATACGAAAAGCGGCTCTCCCAGCAGCCAGCGGAAGGTGAAAGGGACGATACACTGGGTCTCCGCCCGGCACGCGATCGATGCCACGGTGAGGCTCTACGATCGCCTCCTGAAGGTCGAGCAAGCCGGCGGCGACGATTGGGAGGCTTGTCTCAACCCCCGGTCGCTTGATGAGCTTGCGGGTTGCAAGCTGGAGGGAGCCCTGGCGGCTGCGGCGGCCGGTGAACGGTTTCAATTCGAACGGCTTGGATATTTTTGCGTCGATGATGATTCCACCAAGGACCGCCCGGTGTTTAACCGCACGGTCACGCTCCGCGACACCTGGGCGAAGATTGAAAAAACGTGACACACACTGCTCAAGACTCGTTTCGCGTCTTGACTCTCAGGCCGGAAACCCATATATTTGCACAGTTTTTCCGGCGCCGGTATGCATCCCAACTACTTCATCCGAATCCATAACGCTTCGTTCTACGCCTACCACGGCGTTGCGAGCGACGAACAGAATCTCGGAGGGAAGTTCGAGGTCGACGTTGAACTGAGGAGCGACCTCTCCTCGGCGGCGGAGCAGGACAACCTGAAGCGCACGGTCGATTACGAAGCCGTGTACACCTTCATACAGGAAACGGTGACCCGCAAAAAATATTATCTCCTTGAATCGCTCGCGAAGAGCATCACGGGGGGCATCCTGCGCGAGTTTCAATCCGTCGATTCCGTGCAGGTAAGAGTCCGCAAACCCCATCCGCCGGTCAAAGGCGTCGTCGACTATGTCGAGGTGGAAGTTTCAGAAACCCGGTCATAAAAGATGTATCGAGTATTTCTTGGTTTAGGGTCGAATCTCGGAAACAGGATCGGGTTTTTAAACCGGGCGATCCGGGAGATTAACGACCTGGCGCCCGTCAAGGCGTCCTCCTCCATCTACGAAACCGAGCCCCTCGGGATGGTTTCGGAGCATCAGTTCCTGAACATGGTGATCGAGGTGGAGACGGCCCTTCGGCCCCCGGAGCTGTTCCCCCCGCTGAAGGCGATCGAGCGGAAGTTGGGGCGAAGGCCCGGGTCACACATGATGGACCGGGAGATCGACATCGATATTCTCCTCTACGACGGGATCTCGTATTCGGACGAAAAGCTCTCCGTACCGCATCCCCAGCTTGAACACCGGCGTTTTGTCCTGGAACCCTTCAAGGAGCTTGCACCGTTCGTCGTGCACCCCACCCGCAATCAAACAATCGCAGCGCTGCTCCGGACGTGCCGCGATCGCAGCCGGGTGGTGCGGACCGAATTCGCCGTCGATTCGATCCACGTCGGCTCCTGAACTCCCCCGTGAAACCCTCCCTTGAAGAATTGATCGCGCAGACGGAGATCCGTCATATCGCCATAGAGGGCGTGATCGGCGCGGGGAAGACCAGCCTTGCAAACCTTCTTTCGGAACGCCTGTCCGCCAGGCTTGTCCTGGAGCAGTTCGAAGAGAATCCGTTCCTCCCGAAGTTTTACCAGGCCCAGGAGCGCTACGCGTTTCAGACCCAGCTCTTCTTCCTCCTCAGCCGGTACAAACAGCAGCAGCAACTGGCACAGGCCGACCTGTTCCACCGGTTTCTCATCACCGATTATATCTTCGAGAAAGACAAGATTTTTGCATACCTGAACCTGGAGGACGACGAACTCAAGCTCTATGAGACCGTCATGGGAACCATCGAACACACGGTCCCCGTTCCGAACCTGGTGGTCTATATCCAGTGCAACGTGGAGCGGTTGATGGCAAACATCCGTTTGAGGGGGAGGGCCTACGAGAAAAATATGTCGGAGGACTATATCCGCGAGCTGAACGAGGCGTATAACTACTTTTTCTTCCGGTACAAAGCCGCGCCGCTTTTGATCATCAACGCATCCCAGATCGACTTCGTCCGGAACGACCACGAGCTGGAGGACCTCATGCGCGAGATCTTCCGGCCCGATAAGGCGCCTGTGGAATATTACAATCCGGCCATCTTGAAACGGTAGGGGGGCCCTGAAAGTGCTTCGAATTGCAGTCTGGCTGATTCTGCTCTTCATGGTCGTGAAGATCGCGAGGCTCTTCTTGAACTGGAAACAGAATGCCGGCTCCGGCGAAGAAGCCACCGGCCGGGACAACATCGTTATCCCGCCCTTCGACAACGTCCAGGATGCCGATTTTGAGGACATCACACCCAAGCCCCCCTCCGAAGAGTCCGGCAAACCCCCGGCCTGAATCTCCCTTCCGAATCCAGCCGATCTCCCCTACGTTGTCATCCTGAGGGAGCGGAGCGACCGAAGGATCTCGCAGTTCGGGTTGCGATTGTACGGAGATCCTTCGCTACGCTCAGGATGACAACAAGACTTTGATTCTCTCTCCGATCTTCAGTATGTTAGAATGAATGGAGAATCAAACGATCGATACGGCCCCTGCGAATTTGCTTCAAAATGCCGAACTTCCTGCAGGATTCCCTGTAAATCTGGAGGAGGA contains:
- the folB gene encoding dihydroneopterin aldolase, with protein sequence MHPNYFIRIHNASFYAYHGVASDEQNLGGKFEVDVELRSDLSSAAEQDNLKRTVDYEAVYTFIQETVTRKKYYLLESLAKSITGGILREFQSVDSVQVRVRKPHPPVKGVVDYVEVEVSETRS
- the folK gene encoding 2-amino-4-hydroxy-6-hydroxymethyldihydropteridine diphosphokinase, translated to MYRVFLGLGSNLGNRIGFLNRAIREINDLAPVKASSSIYETEPLGMVSEHQFLNMVIEVETALRPPELFPPLKAIERKLGRRPGSHMMDREIDIDILLYDGISYSDEKLSVPHPQLEHRRFVLEPFKELAPFVVHPTRNQTIAALLRTCRDRSRVVRTEFAVDSIHVGS
- a CDS encoding deoxynucleoside kinase; this translates as MKPSLEELIAQTEIRHIAIEGVIGAGKTSLANLLSERLSARLVLEQFEENPFLPKFYQAQERYAFQTQLFFLLSRYKQQQQLAQADLFHRFLITDYIFEKDKIFAYLNLEDDELKLYETVMGTIEHTVPVPNLVVYIQCNVERLMANIRLRGRAYEKNMSEDYIRELNEAYNYFFFRYKAAPLLIINASQIDFVRNDHELEDLMREIFRPDKAPVEYYNPAILKR